A single Cucurbita pepo subsp. pepo cultivar mu-cu-16 unplaced genomic scaffold, ASM280686v2 Cp4.1_scaffold000149, whole genome shotgun sequence DNA region contains:
- the LOC111784031 gene encoding uncharacterized protein LOC111784031, which translates to MDAGGSECEKTKLLIKRVWMCSSGRIRGEYWRSSLGWRNMYSFQTLRLRSSQENKIWIPASCISRSLYWWLSPWIKFRCFHWEYNYQGRNSANIMQQRSMYLASSLCSHGTLMEVLDLGLQLFTSMQSIDDSGGEVLGRTE; encoded by the exons ATGGATGCTGGTGGATCAGAATGCGAAAAAACGAagcttttaataaaaagagtTTGGATGTGTTCAAGCGGACGCATTCGTGGAGAGTATTGGAGGAGCAGTTTGGGATGGAGGAATATGTATTCATTTCAAACCTTGCGTTTGCGTTCTTCACAGGAAAACAAG ATTTGGATCCCAGCTAGTTGTATTTCCAGAAGCCTTTATTGGTGGTTATCCCCGTGGATCAAATTTCGGTGTTTCCATTGGGAATACAACTACCAAGGGAGGAATTCCGCAAATATCATGCAGCAGCGGTCGATGTACCTG GCATCAAGCTTATGTTCCCATGGAACTCTAATGGAAGTGCTAGATCTTGGCCTACAACTATTTACCTCAATGCAGTCCATTGACGATTCAG GTGGTGAAGTTCTTGGTAGAACAGAATAG
- the LOC111784033 gene encoding uncharacterized protein LOC111784033 gives MPGARRCRSTPKGACCQPRSGRRRLHKRNKGLGFGRRLNPHRSMPQVDWRTGLSPFHIRLEHIAGPHPLPSRQFQALFDSLFKVLFIFPSRYLFAIGLSPIFSLGQNLPPDWGCIPKQPDSLTAPRGATGSERNGALTLSGAPFQGTCARSVAEDASPDYNSNAEGARFSSWALPGSLAVTKGILVSFFSSAY, from the exons ATGCCAGGAGCACGCAGATGCCGAAGCACGCCAAAAGGCGCGTGCTGCCAGCCACGATCGGGACGACGACGTCTCCACAAGCGTAACAAAGGCCTGGGCTTTGGCCGCCGTCTCAATCCGCATCGGTCCATGCCCCAA GTCGATTGGCGGACTGGCTTATCACCTTTCCACATCCGACTGGAGCACATCGCCGGCCCCCATCCGCTTCCCTCCCGACAATTTCAAGCACTATTTGACTCTCTTTTCAAAGTCCTTTTCATCTTTCCCTCGCGGTACTTGTTTGCTATCGGTCTCTCGCCCATATTTAGCCTTGGACAGAATTTACCGCCCGATTGGGGCTGCATTCCCAAACAACCCGACTCGTTGACAGCGCCTCGTGGTGCGACAGGGTCCGAGCGCAACGGGGCTCTCACCCTCTCTGGCGCCCCCTTCCAGGGGACTTGTGCCCGGTCCGTCGCTGAGGACGCTTCTCCAGACTACAATTCGAACGCCGAGGGCGCCCGATTCTCAAGCTGGGCTCTTCCCGGTTCGCTCGCCGTTACTAAGGGAATCCTTGTAAGTTTCTTTTCCTCCGCTTATTGA
- the LOC111784035 gene encoding uncharacterized protein LOC111784035: protein MIGRADIEGSKSNVAMNAWLPQASYPCGNFSDTSSFKFRRSKGSIGHAFTVRIRTGNQNQTSFYPFVPHEISVLVELILGHLRYLLTDVPPQPNSPPDNVFRPDRPTEVGLGSKKRGSAPLPIHGISKITLKVVVFHFRLSAPTYPTPLKSFHKVGLESSSTGSSFPADSAKPVPLAVVSLDSRQGQWESR from the coding sequence ATGATAGGAAGAGCCGACATCGAAGGATCAAAAAGCAACGTCGCTATGAACGCTTGGCTGCCACAAGCCAGTTATCCCTGTGGTAACTTTTCTGACACCTCTAGCTTCAAATTCCGAAGGTCTAAAGGATCGATAGGCCACGCTTTCACGGTTCGTATTCGTACTGGAAATCAGAATCAAACGAGCTTTTACCCTTTTGTTCCACACGAGATTTCTGTTCTCGTTGAGCTCATCTTAGGACACCTGCGTTATCTTTTAACAGATGTGCCGCCCCAGCCAAACTCCCCACCTGACAATGTCTTCCGCCCGGATCGGCCCACCGAAGTAGGCCTTGGGTCCAAAAAGAGGGGCAGTGCCCCGCTTCCGATTCACGGAATAAGTAAAATAACGTTAAAAGTAGTGGTATTTCACTTTCGCCTTTCGGCTCCCACTTATCCTACACCTCTCAAGTCATTTCACAAAGTCGGACTAGAGTCAAGCTCAACAGGGTCTTCTTTCCCCGCTGATTCTGCCAAGCCCGTTCCCTTGGCTGTGGTTTCGCTGGATAGTAGACAGGGACAGTGGGAATCTCGTTAA